GGCCATATTATGTTAGAACTTATGGCTCGACGAGAATTAAAAAATTCATTGATAGTGTGTCCTAAATCATTGCAGGAAAAATGGCAGTTAGAGTTAAGAGAGAAGTTCAGCTTTAACTTTAAGATTTATGAATCTTTATCTGAGTTAAAAGCGGATATAGCTGATAGAAACGGAAATGTAAAGGGAATTGTTAATTACGAAAAAATAAGACTTCCAAAAGAAAAAAGTACTAAAAATAAGAAGCCGAAAAAGAGCCTTTACGATCTCATAGATGAAAACAATATTAAATTCGACTTTCTATTATGTGATGAAGCACACCGATTAAGAAATGCTACAACTCAAACACATCGTGGATTGAAAAAATTTATGGAAGTTGTTAAATCTGCAGTTTTTTTAACAGCAACTCCAATAATGATTAGTGAAGAAAATTTATTTAATCTTTTAAAATTGCTCGATGAACAGAAGTATAGTGATTATGCTACTTTTCAGAACCAGGTTGCTATGAATCGACCATTCATAAATGCATTAAATCAAGTTAATAGTAATGTGAGCTATTCCCAGATTGCGGATGATTTAGAACATGCTGAAGTAACAATTAATTACAGTTCAGGAGAAGAATATCAAATGAATTATAGCCACACCGAGAAAATTCGTAATGTTTTTAGTGATATTCCTTTATTTCAAAAGATCATGAAGTCTTTAAAGGAAGAAAAAGATAGTGCAAAAACAAGAGTACAATTGCAATTTGATATTTCCGATATGAGTGAAATGAATAAAATATTTTCTCGTACCAGAAAAAAGGAAGTAACTCAGGACTGGTCTCAGGCTATTCGGGAACCACATACTATTATATTGGAACTAAACCCAGAAGAAAGAAAAGATTTTGACAAAGTTATTAATCAATATATTGATAGTAATTCATATGTAGATGGTTTTGGCAATGAAAAGTTAACACAGGGAGGGGCTCTTGGACTTGTTCAAAAGAAAAGACAAGTAGCCAGCAGTGTGTATGGATATTTAAATTCTAAAGAAGACCTGGAAAGAGGAGTTGATTTTTATCATGACTACAAAGACGCAAAATTTGATGCGCTCTTAGATATTGTTGAAGATGTTGTAAACAAAGGAAATAACAAGTTAATCGTCTTTGCATTGTTTAAAAAAACTTTAAATTATTTAAATGTCAGATTGAAGAAAGCGGGGATTGTTTCTGCTATTATTCATGGTGATATTGATGATAGAGTTACTGAAATTGAGAAATTCAAAACCCATGAAAATGTAAAAATACTTTTGTCTTCAGAAGTTGGAAGTGAAGGTTTGGATTTGCAGTTTTGCGATGCCATTGTCAATTACGACTTGCCTTGGAACCCGATGGTAGTCGAGCAAAGAATTGGTCGTGTTGATAGGTTTGGTCAAAAATCACCCAAAGTAAATATCTATAATTTGCTGGTAAAAGATTCTATACAGGAAGATATTTATACCAGACTATTAGATAGAATTGGAATTTTCAGGGGAAGTATAGGTGATTTAGAAGCTATTTTAGATAAAGATCTTGAGAAAATGGGAAACCTCGGTGTTAAAAATATCAGAGAGTGGTTTTCAAGTTTAGAGCAAGAATTATATTCTAAAGACATTTCAAAACACGAACGTGAGGAAAAAATTGATGCCATTGAACGTGCTATAATAACTGAAAAGAAGAACCTTGATACTATAAGTAAGGGACTTACAGATACACTTACCAATGATGTATACTTTAGAAACCAGGTGAATTTCATTAAAAACAATCATAAGTACGTAACTGAAAAAGAGTTGGTTAATTATATTCGAATTTTAATTCGTACTAAGCTCACTACTTTGCAATTAGAAACATTAGATGAAGAAAAGCTTATCTTTCAAATAAACATCCCAAAAAGTTCGCCATCAGTTTTAAAAAATTTCTTAACCGAGTATCAGCCGCATCATACAGAACAAGAAATAATATTCCGTCATTTTATAAATTCAATAAGAGACAAGCATTCGCTGAAATTAACTTTCTCACAGCAAACGGGGTACGAAAATAAAAATCTGATTAGGATTAATGCCTATCATCCTATAATTATTGCAGGGCTTAATTATTTTGAAGCGCATCAAATAGATTCAAATAATACTTTCCAGTTTGCCATTGAAGCCAATCATTTAAGTGATTTTGAATTAGATAGGGGAGAATATTTCCTGGCTGTATATTCATCACGTATTTTAAAAAAATGGATAAATAGAGAGCAGAAAACAGAGCTCTTGGTGCCTATTCTATATGATATCTCTAAAAAACAAATCATAAAAGAGACCACTGTTGCGGAGAGGTTTTTAGGTGAGGCTCAATTAAATGCTACTGCAAAGTCTGGGACATATCGTATTTCGCCTGAACAAGTTTCTGAGTTAGAATATGAACTGGCACTATATTTAGATGATATTGAGTCGGCAAAACTGGAAGATGCTAATATGAGGTTGGAGACTCATAGCAAGATGCAAATTCAATTGAAAACAGAATTCTATAATAATAAAATTGTAATGCAAAAGCGAGTTATTAAGAATTCTGAAAATATAATACAGCAAGCTTTTTATGAAAAAGAGAGAAAAAATGCCGAAAGAATTCTTCCAGCACAAAGGAAGGTGCTCGAGAATCTATTGGAAGAAAAAGAGAATGTTTTAAGGGACATTGATTCGGCTAAAATTAAATATATAACCCCTAAATTATTATCTATTAACCACATAACAATCAAATAAAATGAGTTACACAG
This is a stretch of genomic DNA from Lentimicrobium sp. L6. It encodes these proteins:
- a CDS encoding DEAD/DEAH box helicase: MFGSYLDFAKINTSFKIQNTSKNTISSLKASNTIFKAYQFKPLLKFLSSDNNRILVADEVGLGKTIEAGHIMLELMARRELKNSLIVCPKSLQEKWQLELREKFSFNFKIYESLSELKADIADRNGNVKGIVNYEKIRLPKEKSTKNKKPKKSLYDLIDENNIKFDFLLCDEAHRLRNATTQTHRGLKKFMEVVKSAVFLTATPIMISEENLFNLLKLLDEQKYSDYATFQNQVAMNRPFINALNQVNSNVSYSQIADDLEHAEVTINYSSGEEYQMNYSHTEKIRNVFSDIPLFQKIMKSLKEEKDSAKTRVQLQFDISDMSEMNKIFSRTRKKEVTQDWSQAIREPHTIILELNPEERKDFDKVINQYIDSNSYVDGFGNEKLTQGGALGLVQKKRQVASSVYGYLNSKEDLERGVDFYHDYKDAKFDALLDIVEDVVNKGNNKLIVFALFKKTLNYLNVRLKKAGIVSAIIHGDIDDRVTEIEKFKTHENVKILLSSEVGSEGLDLQFCDAIVNYDLPWNPMVVEQRIGRVDRFGQKSPKVNIYNLLVKDSIQEDIYTRLLDRIGIFRGSIGDLEAILDKDLEKMGNLGVKNIREWFSSLEQELYSKDISKHEREEKIDAIERAIITEKKNLDTISKGLTDTLTNDVYFRNQVNFIKNNHKYVTEKELVNYIRILIRTKLTTLQLETLDEEKLIFQINIPKSSPSVLKNFLTEYQPHHTEQEIIFRHFINSIRDKHSLKLTFSQQTGYENKNLIRINAYHPIIIAGLNYFEAHQIDSNNTFQFAIEANHLSDFELDRGEYFLAVYSSRILKKWINREQKTELLVPILYDISKKQIIKETTVAERFLGEAQLNATAKSGTYRISPEQVSELEYELALYLDDIESAKLEDANMRLETHSKMQIQLKTEFYNNKIVMQKRVIKNSENIIQQAFYEKERKNAERILPAQRKVLENLLEEKENVLRDIDSAKIKYITPKLLSINHITIK